In the genome of Myxococcus guangdongensis, the window CTCGCGCGGTAGGTCAGCTCCAGCGTGCGCTGCTCGAAGAAGGCTTCCTGGAGGGGGCGCAGCACCGCGGCCCTGGGCGGCTTCCACGTCGCGCTGATGCTGCGCGCGGTGGGGCCGACGAGGATGCGCTGTCGCAGCCTGCCGACGCGGGCGCGCTCCTCGGGTGGGAACGAGGCGGCGAGCTTCTGGCGCAGGCTCTTGAGCGTCGAGAGCAGGAGCGGGGACTCGAGCCGCTCGGCGAGCGCCAGGGCGAGCAGCAGGTCGAGCAGCTCCTGGGTGTTGAGCTGCACGCGCCCGAGCCCCGTCCTGGGCGGGACGCGGATTCCGCCGCCCCGACCCGCGTCCGATTCGATGGGGACGCCTCGCGCGGAGAGCCGGGACAAGTCCCTCCGGATGGTGCGCACGCAGACGCCCAGCTCCTCCGCCAGCTCCGGGGCCGTCCAGGACGGCCGGGAGGCGAGGAGTCCCAGGACTCGGTCCAGACGGTCGGTGACGGGCTCGCGCTTCAAAGGTGACTCATCCTGTCACGTTCTGGGCCCATCTTCATGGGGTCGCGAACGAACGCGGCCTGGACACGGGAGACAGCCATGAAGAACACCTTGCGCGGATTGAGCACCTTCAACCTCTGGGCGGATGACCTCCGGGCGGCGACGCGCTGGTACACGGAGCTGCTCGGTGTGGAGCCGTACTTCAGCAGCGAGGCGGCGGGGCGGGGG includes:
- a CDS encoding helix-turn-helix transcriptional regulator gives rise to the protein MKREPVTDRLDRVLGLLASRPSWTAPELAEELGVCVRTIRRDLSRLSARGVPIESDAGRGGGIRVPPRTGLGRVQLNTQELLDLLLALALAERLESPLLLSTLKSLRQKLAASFPPEERARVGRLRQRILVGPTARSISATWKPPRAAVLRPLQEAFFEQRTLELTYRASDTRTVRVVEPHYLLLSWPAWYLLVWDHLRGAVRMLRVDRIEAASLQAATFQVRDSESMIATLGDIFAAL